One window of Chitinophagaceae bacterium genomic DNA carries:
- a CDS encoding 3-oxo-5-alpha-steroid 4-dehydrogenase, whose protein sequence is MENIFDNLVYIWIAVALLVFPIALFVKAPYGRHFAGQFKTTIQNKWGWVIMEAASPLFFTFFFFYGDVEKTIFHWVLFSLFNAHYINRSFIWPFRIRSGNKKMPLLIMFSALLFNVINGTINGYFLGQLATFDVSWQLYLFYPALLLFLSGAAINIWADNKLISLRKPGETGYKIPKGGLFDKVSCPNLLGECIQWTGWALMAWGPATLSFCIWTWANLLPRALDHHKWYKEKFENYPKERKAIIPYLL, encoded by the coding sequence GTGGAAAATATTTTTGATAATTTAGTCTATATCTGGATAGCTGTCGCTTTGCTGGTTTTTCCTATTGCTTTATTTGTAAAAGCCCCATACGGAAGACATTTTGCAGGACAATTCAAAACTACCATTCAGAATAAATGGGGTTGGGTGATAATGGAAGCCGCCTCGCCGCTTTTTTTTACTTTTTTCTTTTTCTATGGAGATGTTGAGAAAACAATATTTCATTGGGTGTTATTTAGTTTATTCAATGCGCATTATATAAACCGGTCTTTTATATGGCCTTTTAGAATTCGTTCTGGAAATAAGAAAATGCCTTTATTAATAATGTTTTCCGCACTTTTGTTTAATGTAATTAATGGAACGATAAATGGCTATTTCTTAGGTCAATTGGCCACATTTGATGTTTCATGGCAACTTTATTTGTTTTATCCTGCGTTATTACTGTTTCTGAGTGGGGCAGCCATAAATATTTGGGCCGATAACAAATTAATTTCACTGAGAAAACCCGGAGAAACAGGCTACAAGATTCCAAAAGGCGGACTTTTTGATAAAGTTTCCTGTCCTAATTTATTAGGTGAATGTATACAATGGACAGGATGGGCTTTAATGGCGTGGGGTCCGGCTACACTTTCTTTCTGTATTTGGACATGGGCAAATTTACTTCCACGGGCATTGGACCACCACAAGTGGTATAAAGAAAAATTTGAAAACTATCCAAAGGAAAGAAAGGCCATTATTCCCTATCTTTTATGA
- a CDS encoding shikimate dehydrogenase translates to MAVQEQIIYGLIGFPLEHSFSPQYFAEKFKKEKLPNHHYQLFEVESLTEVKQIFETKGLKGLNVTIPYKKEIIPYLDGLSVAAQKTQAVNVINIVKGKFIGHNTDYIGFQKSLKYFLSGAKIENALILGSGGSSSAVELALNNLNINTTIVSRKAGTNNLTYNELDRSVIESNRLIINTTPLGMYPQINKKPDIPLDFISKNHFIFDLIYNPEKTLFLKSAEDKGAKIKNGLEMLYLQAEEAWKIWNNTNS, encoded by the coding sequence ATGGCTGTACAAGAACAGATTATTTATGGATTAATAGGGTTTCCTCTCGAACACAGCTTTTCTCCTCAGTATTTTGCTGAAAAATTTAAAAAAGAAAAGCTCCCAAATCACCATTACCAACTGTTTGAAGTTGAAAGCCTTACTGAAGTTAAGCAGATTTTTGAAACAAAAGGATTGAAAGGGCTGAATGTAACTATTCCATATAAGAAAGAAATCATTCCATATCTCGATGGGCTTTCTGTAGCTGCTCAAAAAACTCAGGCTGTAAATGTCATAAATATTGTCAAAGGGAAGTTTATAGGTCACAATACTGACTACATTGGTTTTCAGAAAAGTCTAAAATACTTTTTATCCGGTGCTAAAATCGAAAATGCTTTAATTTTAGGTAGTGGTGGGTCATCCTCTGCTGTAGAATTAGCTTTGAATAATTTAAATATAAACACTACAATTGTTTCCAGAAAAGCCGGAACTAACAATTTAACTTATAATGAGCTGGATCGGTCTGTTATAGAAAGTAATCGTTTAATAATTAACACTACTCCGCTGGGGATGTACCCCCAAATAAATAAAAAACCCGACATACCATTAGATTTTATCTCTAAAAATCATTTCATTTTTGATTTAATTTACAATCCTGAAAAAACATTATTCTTAAAATCTGCTGAAGATAAAGGTGCAAAAATTAAAAACGGACTGGAAATGCTTTACTTACAGGCTGAAGAAGCCTGGAAAATCTGGAATAATACAAACTCATAA
- a CDS encoding DUF368 domain-containing protein: MLCGIYPFHLKERILFFISKFAKNKYMQGILKHFFIFLRGMGMGTADIIPGVSGGTIAFITGIYDKLVETVNRFDHRAVKLFFRGQFSSFFKHINWKFLLPLLLGVATAIITLASIISSLLDTHRIYLWGFFFGLIAASALVIMQQIKSWHLFRFALLFAGVLFAFLITTYNLFTLPEGNFYLFVSGLFAIVAMILPGVSGSYILLLMGKYEEVIGIVSSLSDSLKEILSGLRRFDFLHIAQSFGSIPWVQLILFASGCIIGLISFAKMLNWLLKKFYYSTMSVLTGFLIGSLNLVWPWKHTISWRESSDGSLKPLQESNILPNTLNLETLYVFLLALVGFLLVYFINRIAGSKKI; the protein is encoded by the coding sequence TTGCTTTGTGGTATTTATCCGTTTCATTTAAAAGAAAGGATTCTGTTTTTTATTTCTAAATTTGCCAAAAACAAATACATGCAGGGAATTTTGAAACATTTCTTTATTTTTTTGAGAGGAATGGGAATGGGTACAGCCGATATAATCCCGGGGGTTTCCGGAGGTACAATTGCTTTTATTACGGGGATTTATGATAAATTAGTAGAGACCGTAAACCGCTTTGATCATAGGGCAGTGAAGCTTTTTTTTAGAGGTCAGTTCAGCTCTTTTTTCAAGCACATAAACTGGAAATTTTTATTACCGCTGCTTTTAGGTGTTGCTACAGCCATTATCACACTTGCCAGTATTATATCCTCATTATTAGATACTCACCGCATATATCTTTGGGGTTTTTTCTTTGGCCTTATAGCCGCTTCAGCATTAGTTATAATGCAGCAAATAAAAAGCTGGCATCTATTCAGGTTTGCTCTACTGTTTGCGGGTGTATTATTTGCTTTTTTAATTACAACCTATAATTTATTTACTCTTCCCGAAGGCAATTTTTATTTGTTCGTAAGTGGTTTATTTGCAATAGTAGCAATGATTCTACCGGGGGTTTCCGGCTCCTATATTCTTTTATTAATGGGAAAATATGAAGAAGTTATAGGAATAGTTTCATCACTCAGTGACAGTTTAAAAGAGATTCTCTCCGGGCTCAGAAGATTTGACTTTTTACATATAGCTCAATCTTTTGGTTCCATCCCCTGGGTGCAATTAATCCTCTTTGCATCCGGTTGCATTATCGGGCTTATTTCCTTTGCTAAAATGCTCAACTGGCTGCTAAAAAAGTTTTATTATTCTACCATGTCTGTGCTAACAGGCTTTCTGATTGGTTCTCTAAATTTAGTTTGGCCATGGAAACATACAATTTCGTGGCGCGAATCTTCTGACGGAAGTTTAAAGCCTTTGCAAGAATCAAATATTCTCCCGAACACCCTAAATCTTGAGACGCTCTATGTCTTTTTACTGGCGCTTGTCGGGTTCCTGTTGGTTTATTTTATAAACCGCATCGCAGGTAGCAAAAAAATATAA
- a CDS encoding DUF1826 domain-containing protein: MKLAKKLNLSFFGEHGLFIQNRELDTIFKLEVQEFMKKNPDTDFNFSGNIEEILSVLNSQTVFSAFPLLTDDICQQLLVFSHLTSAENFNLRLQIVKNNKCKKFHTDITDYRMLCTYKGPATIYLDPENMITESQIENPSPDIIRYANQGDVMIFAGALAEGDLTPVYHKSPEVSDEDSYRLLLKIDTNTISKWYK; this comes from the coding sequence ATGAAATTGGCAAAAAAATTAAATTTAAGCTTTTTTGGAGAGCACGGATTATTCATTCAAAACCGTGAATTAGATACAATCTTTAAATTAGAAGTTCAGGAGTTCATGAAAAAGAATCCGGACACAGATTTTAATTTTTCCGGTAATATAGAAGAAATCTTGTCTGTTTTAAATTCTCAGACTGTTTTCTCTGCTTTTCCATTGTTAACGGATGATATTTGTCAACAACTGTTAGTTTTTTCTCATCTCACATCCGCAGAAAATTTTAATTTAAGACTGCAAATTGTAAAAAACAATAAGTGTAAAAAATTCCATACAGATATAACAGACTACCGCATGCTTTGCACTTACAAAGGTCCTGCTACAATTTATCTTGATCCTGAAAATATGATTACAGAAAGTCAAATTGAAAACCCTTCGCCTGACATAATTAGGTATGCTAATCAGGGCGATGTTATGATTTTTGCAGGCGCTTTGGCAGAAGGGGACTTAACTCCTGTATATCACAAATCACCGGAGGTGAGCGATGAAGACTCATACCGGCTTTTACTTAAAATAGATACGAACACTATCTCAAAATGGTATAAATAA
- a CDS encoding T9SS C-terminal target domain-containing protein, with protein sequence MKHLPLLILLLIFSFQGVATTPEIIKNYDPSQTTLEAETYDNTTGFFTGHNDYGDEAFGEKYFFEDTEELVAIIAHHTGIEGSANRNAHYRITEVGSDGLPGQEIASVMIPVQDIPVDESAFLVNLDNAINITDSFFVIFDLGDYSHGFLHDKRVAVMHTPDGSRDEDDHVVYGRNVIRWHGHGGADWKDYRTENFQTYQPSVHFALFPVIMVEEATTFVSDIDQTSFNINLYPSPATERINVKFENEVPQSFRFEILDLQGKVMYRGEKQLDATEYNINISEYAAGNYILVVHTDSSSKGYQFVKK encoded by the coding sequence ATGAAACATTTACCTTTACTAATTTTATTACTGATTTTTTCTTTTCAGGGTGTCGCAACCACACCGGAGATAATTAAAAACTACGATCCTTCTCAGACAACTTTAGAGGCTGAGACTTACGACAATACTACCGGTTTTTTTACCGGACATAATGATTATGGAGATGAGGCTTTTGGTGAAAAATACTTTTTTGAAGACACAGAAGAGTTGGTTGCTATAATAGCTCACCACACCGGCATTGAAGGTTCAGCAAACAGAAACGCACATTACAGGATTACTGAAGTCGGCTCTGATGGATTACCCGGTCAGGAAATTGCTTCGGTAATGATTCCGGTTCAGGATATTCCTGTTGATGAATCAGCTTTTTTAGTCAATTTAGATAATGCCATTAATATCACAGATTCCTTTTTTGTGATTTTTGATTTGGGAGATTATTCTCATGGTTTTTTACATGATAAAAGAGTAGCGGTGATGCATACTCCTGATGGAAGCAGAGATGAAGATGACCATGTCGTTTATGGAAGAAATGTGATTAGGTGGCATGGACATGGCGGTGCAGACTGGAAGGATTACAGAACAGAAAACTTTCAAACCTATCAACCATCTGTACATTTTGCCCTTTTTCCGGTAATTATGGTAGAGGAAGCAACCACATTTGTTTCTGACATTGACCAAACATCATTCAATATTAATCTTTATCCCTCACCGGCAACAGAAAGGATAAATGTTAAATTTGAAAATGAAGTTCCTCAAAGTTTTCGTTTTGAAATTTTAGACTTACAGGGCAAAGTTATGTACCGTGGAGAAAAACAACTTGATGCTACTGAGTACAATATAAACATTAGCGAATATGCTGCGGGCAACTATATTTTAGTAGTTCATACTGATTCTTCCAGCAAAGGCTATCAGTTTGTAAAAAAATAA
- a CDS encoding GTP-binding protein, translating into MKKLPVTVLSGFLGAGKTTLLNHILHNKEGLKVAVIVNDMSEVNIDAKMVENQEVLSRTEEKLVEMSNGCICCTLREDLIEAVENLAKENRFDYLLIESTGISEPIPVAQTFSYIDPNLNIDLSRFSYVDTMVTVVDCFNFLKDFGSNDYLTDRSLTDQEGDSRTIVDLLTDQIEFANVIVLNKTDLVDEEKMNFLKNIIKKLNPYAEIVYSEFGKIDIKMILDTGLFDFEEASQSAGWIHELENEHVPETEEYGISSMVYRNQRPFHPGRLWQFIQKEYPPNIIRGKGLLWMLTRPDIAIDFNQAGGSSRIQKAGVWWASIPEDDRLQNPAYLQNEEVIKERWHPYWEDRIQELVFIGQDLDKEQLKASLDKCLASESEYRAFMDGQAPADPFPQV; encoded by the coding sequence ATGAAAAAATTACCCGTAACGGTATTAAGCGGATTCTTAGGTGCCGGAAAAACAACCTTATTAAACCATATTTTGCATAACAAAGAAGGACTAAAGGTCGCAGTTATAGTTAATGATATGAGTGAGGTCAATATTGATGCTAAAATGGTTGAAAATCAGGAAGTGCTCTCCAGAACAGAAGAAAAACTGGTTGAAATGAGCAATGGCTGTATCTGCTGCACCTTACGGGAGGATTTGATTGAAGCTGTTGAGAATTTGGCAAAAGAGAATCGTTTTGATTATTTACTGATTGAGAGTACTGGAATTTCCGAGCCCATTCCTGTTGCACAAACTTTTTCTTATATAGACCCTAATTTAAACATAGACTTAAGCAGATTTAGCTATGTGGATACTATGGTTACGGTTGTTGATTGTTTTAATTTTCTGAAAGATTTTGGAAGTAATGATTACTTAACAGACAGGTCTTTGACCGATCAGGAAGGGGATAGTCGCACTATAGTGGATTTACTTACAGACCAAATTGAGTTTGCAAATGTTATAGTCCTGAACAAAACAGATTTAGTGGATGAAGAAAAAATGAATTTTCTGAAAAATATAATAAAAAAACTAAATCCATACGCAGAAATTGTCTACTCAGAATTTGGGAAAATAGATATTAAAATGATACTGGATACCGGTCTTTTTGATTTTGAAGAAGCGAGTCAGTCAGCCGGTTGGATTCATGAGTTAGAAAATGAGCATGTCCCGGAAACAGAAGAGTATGGAATCAGCTCAATGGTGTATAGAAATCAGCGTCCTTTTCACCCCGGAAGACTTTGGCAGTTTATTCAGAAAGAATATCCTCCTAATATTATTCGTGGTAAAGGTTTGCTTTGGATGTTGACAAGACCGGACATAGCGATTGACTTTAATCAGGCCGGAGGATCCTCAAGAATTCAAAAAGCAGGTGTATGGTGGGCATCAATACCTGAAGATGACCGATTGCAAAATCCGGCTTATTTACAAAATGAAGAAGTAATAAAAGAAAGATGGCACCCTTACTGGGAGGACCGCATACAGGAATTAGTTTTCATAGGGCAGGACCTGGATAAAGAGCAGCTTAAAGCAAGTCTGGACAAATGTTTGGCTAGCGAATCAGAGTACAGAGCTTTTATGGATGGGCAAGCTCCGGCAGATCCGTTTCCGCAAGTGTAA
- a CDS encoding DUF4197 domain-containing protein, protein MRIIRLSAFSILLMFLFSSCESGLSLTDFSGDNRSNRLTNQEIIAGLKEALTVGTNNSVDVASARDGFFKHPVIAIPFPPEAKHVETQLRAIGFNQAVDRCIEAFNRAAEEASKEAGQIFIAAVRGMTIQDGMSILRGGDNAATNFLRNTTSDQLYARFNPIVVQATDKVLLTRYWAEVMDRYNKIPFMQPANVDINDYTTNKAIDGIFHLISEEEAKIRNNPAARVTELLRRVFA, encoded by the coding sequence ATGAGAATTATACGCCTTTCAGCTTTTAGTATTCTACTTATGTTTTTGTTTTCGTCTTGTGAAAGCGGATTGTCTCTGACTGATTTTTCGGGTGATAACCGCAGCAACCGGCTGACGAATCAGGAAATTATAGCCGGTCTGAAAGAAGCATTAACAGTCGGTACTAATAACTCGGTAGATGTTGCATCAGCAAGAGATGGTTTTTTTAAACATCCCGTAATTGCAATTCCATTCCCTCCGGAAGCAAAGCATGTAGAAACTCAACTAAGGGCTATTGGCTTTAATCAGGCTGTAGATCGTTGTATAGAAGCTTTTAACCGAGCAGCGGAAGAAGCCTCAAAGGAAGCCGGACAAATCTTTATTGCGGCTGTCAGAGGCATGACCATACAAGATGGCATGAGTATATTAAGGGGAGGCGATAATGCAGCCACGAATTTTTTAAGAAACACAACTTCCGATCAGCTTTATGCGCGATTTAATCCTATAGTTGTTCAGGCTACTGATAAAGTATTGCTTACCAGATACTGGGCTGAGGTAATGGACAGATATAACAAAATTCCATTCATGCAGCCGGCAAATGTAGATATTAACGACTACACAACCAATAAGGCTATAGATGGCATTTTTCATCTGATTAGCGAAGAAGAAGCAAAAATCCGAAATAACCCCGCAGCAAGAGTTACCGAACTATTGAGAAGAGTTTTTGCCTGA
- a CDS encoding VWA domain-containing protein has protein sequence MEWANPEVLWLGILPCIWLLLYFLFLSKKKAFFNVSNIPSISQHGKSIRVRLLHFPVILRFLGLLLLITALARPQSLLEERNVSTEVVDIVISLDISGSMLAEDFEPNRLEAAKNLAYEFIDLRKGDRIGLVIFAGEAFTQVPLTTDHAYLKEMFDKVDIGFLRDGTAIGDGLATSVNRLKNSSAKSKVVVLLTDGVNNRGFIDPLTAAEIAASKGIRVYTIGVGSEGTAPFPFQTPMGVQYRDVPVEIDEELCKQIAQMTGGKYFRAIDEESMSEIYEEIDRMERTTIDVQIIRSTSEEFFPFLLIALGFLVLDWFLRHSLLRTAV, from the coding sequence TTGGAATGGGCAAACCCTGAAGTTTTATGGCTGGGAATACTTCCTTGCATATGGCTGCTTTTATACTTTTTATTTTTAAGCAAAAAGAAAGCTTTTTTCAATGTTTCTAATATTCCCTCAATTTCTCAACATGGGAAAAGCATTAGAGTAAGGCTATTACATTTTCCGGTTATTTTACGCTTTTTGGGTCTTTTATTGCTCATAACTGCTTTGGCAAGACCACAAAGTTTATTAGAAGAAAGAAATGTATCCACAGAGGTCGTTGACATCGTAATTTCACTGGATATCTCAGGTAGTATGCTTGCTGAAGACTTTGAGCCGAATCGATTGGAAGCGGCTAAGAATCTGGCTTATGAGTTTATTGATTTAAGAAAAGGAGACCGGATTGGGCTGGTGATTTTTGCCGGAGAAGCTTTCACCCAGGTTCCTTTAACAACTGACCATGCTTATTTAAAAGAAATGTTCGATAAAGTGGATATTGGCTTTCTCAGGGATGGAACAGCAATAGGAGATGGTTTAGCTACTTCCGTAAACAGACTTAAAAACAGTAGTGCAAAGTCAAAAGTCGTGGTTCTGCTGACTGATGGTGTTAATAACAGAGGATTTATTGACCCGCTTACTGCAGCAGAAATTGCTGCCAGCAAAGGAATTCGGGTATATACAATTGGTGTCGGCTCGGAAGGGACTGCTCCCTTCCCTTTCCAAACTCCCATGGGTGTTCAATACAGAGACGTACCGGTTGAAATCGATGAAGAACTCTGTAAACAAATAGCTCAAATGACGGGAGGAAAATATTTCCGTGCTATTGATGAAGAGTCTATGTCAGAAATATATGAAGAAATTGACAGAATGGAAAGAACAACAATAGATGTTCAGATTATACGCTCAACTTCCGAGGAATTTTTTCCTTTTTTACTGATTGCTTTAGGCTTTTTAGTTTTGGACTGGTTCTTGCGTCACAGCTTACTCAGAACAGCTGTGTAA
- a CDS encoding DUF58 domain-containing protein, translating to MDTSELLKKVRKIEIKTRGLSNQVFAGEYHSAFKGKGMSFSEIREYQYGDDIRNIDWNVTARLDQVFVKVYEEERELNVFFLIDLSASNLFGTTTLTKKEIITELFATLSFSASQNNDKVGAAFFSKDIDLFVPPKKGRKHILRLIREMLYLQAKSEETAIKNALQHTANWMKKRSIIFIISDFFDKGYEDPLRIASLKHDVVGIKVNDSFEYDLPNAGLLPMRDLESGKYFWFDTASEKARKKVKAAFLEHQDKTRSLFRKSGAGLIEINTGQSYITALHAFFKNRDRTR from the coding sequence ATGGACACAAGTGAATTATTAAAAAAAGTCAGAAAAATAGAAATAAAGACCAGAGGTCTTTCCAATCAGGTTTTTGCCGGAGAGTATCATAGTGCCTTTAAGGGAAAAGGTATGTCTTTTAGCGAGATAAGAGAATATCAGTACGGGGATGACATCCGAAACATCGACTGGAACGTAACGGCAAGACTCGATCAGGTTTTTGTAAAAGTTTACGAAGAAGAGAGAGAGCTAAATGTATTTTTTCTGATCGATTTAAGTGCCTCTAATTTATTTGGCACAACCACTTTAACCAAAAAAGAAATTATCACAGAACTCTTTGCTACGCTTTCTTTTTCAGCTTCACAAAATAATGACAAAGTGGGTGCAGCATTTTTTTCAAAAGATATAGATTTATTTGTACCTCCAAAAAAAGGCAGAAAACATATACTCCGCTTAATCAGAGAAATGCTTTACTTACAGGCAAAATCTGAAGAAACAGCTATTAAAAATGCTTTGCAACATACCGCAAACTGGATGAAAAAAAGAAGCATAATTTTTATTATCTCCGACTTTTTTGACAAAGGTTATGAAGACCCGCTTCGTATTGCATCCTTAAAGCACGATGTTGTAGGCATAAAAGTCAATGATTCTTTTGAATATGATTTGCCCAATGCCGGTTTACTGCCAATGAGAGATTTAGAAAGCGGCAAATATTTTTGGTTTGATACAGCTTCTGAAAAAGCTCGTAAAAAAGTTAAAGCAGCCTTTTTGGAACATCAGGATAAAACTAGAAGCCTTTTTAGAAAAAGCGGTGCCGGGCTTATAGAAATAAATACCGGGCAGTCTTATATAACTGCTCTGCATGCATTTTTTAAAAACAGGGACAGGACCAGATAA
- a CDS encoding MoxR family ATPase, whose protein sequence is MEQQSIDINELNDKIRVESEFIKLLQIELEKAIVGQRFMLDRLLIALLTNGHILLEGVPGLAKTLAIKSLAAATDVSFKRLQFTPDLLPADLTGTMIYSRKNETFEVKKGPVFANFILADEINRAPAKVQSALLEAMQEKQVTIGDETFPLEEPFLVMATQNPIEQEGTYPLPEAQVDRFMLKVKIDYPDRESERKVMKRNVSEGFLPINPVVKPEVILKARETVRHVYMDEKIENYILDIVNATRRPKDFHLNDLENLIQTGCSPRATISLAMAAKGHAFIKTRGYVIPEDVRAIAYDVLRHRIGLTYEAEAENIDSDKIITEILNRVEVP, encoded by the coding sequence ATGGAGCAGCAAAGTATTGATATCAATGAGTTAAATGATAAAATCAGAGTAGAAAGCGAATTTATTAAACTACTACAAATTGAACTGGAAAAAGCAATTGTAGGTCAACGATTTATGCTCGACCGCCTGTTGATAGCATTGCTTACAAATGGACACATTTTATTGGAAGGCGTTCCGGGGCTTGCAAAAACCCTGGCAATTAAATCACTTGCAGCAGCTACTGATGTAAGTTTTAAGCGCTTGCAGTTCACACCCGATTTGTTGCCGGCAGACCTTACCGGTACCATGATTTACAGTAGAAAAAATGAAACTTTTGAAGTGAAAAAAGGGCCCGTTTTTGCAAACTTCATCTTAGCTGATGAAATTAACAGGGCACCGGCAAAAGTTCAAAGTGCTCTTCTTGAGGCCATGCAGGAAAAACAGGTAACTATAGGTGACGAAACATTTCCATTGGAAGAACCTTTTTTGGTAATGGCCACTCAAAACCCGATAGAACAGGAGGGTACATATCCTTTACCGGAGGCACAAGTGGATAGATTTATGCTAAAAGTGAAAATAGACTACCCGGACAGAGAATCTGAAAGAAAGGTGATGAAACGAAATGTATCGGAAGGTTTTCTGCCTATAAATCCGGTTGTTAAGCCGGAAGTAATTTTAAAAGCAAGAGAAACCGTGCGACATGTTTATATGGATGAAAAAATCGAAAACTACATCCTGGATATTGTCAATGCGACAAGACGACCAAAAGATTTTCACTTAAACGATCTTGAAAATTTAATCCAAACCGGTTGTTCTCCAAGAGCAACTATTAGTTTGGCTATGGCTGCCAAAGGGCATGCCTTTATAAAAACCCGCGGATATGTAATTCCGGAAGATGTGCGGGCGATTGCTTATGATGTTTTGCGTCACAGAATTGGGCTAACTTATGAAGCAGAAGCTGAAAACATAGATTCCGATAAAATCATTACAGAAATATTGAACAGGGTAGAAGTTCCTTAA
- a CDS encoding glycosyltransferase: MEENKKLLSLVLLSYYSADKIHDVYSKVVDVMEKESIPFEFIIMDDGSKDDSYKIGLDLEKKDPRVRAYKLSRNYTSHYSRLAAFSISKGACATSIPDDLQLPLDIVVKMYRLWESGEKVVIPFRAYRKDGVIKDFFSNSYYNIMNAISDVSFPKGGADGFLVDREIIDILNNKIRPINTSTIIEVLRLGFDPVFIPYRRPTVNEKSRWTASKKIKLAMDTILASSSFPIKMITLLGVSSIFISFLFIVLSVVIKFTTDSRLLGFSIPGWTTNFILISFFSGMILFSLGIIAEYIWRIHEEVKDRPGFIIRKKE, encoded by the coding sequence ATGGAAGAAAATAAAAAATTGCTGTCTTTGGTTCTTTTATCATACTATAGTGCGGATAAAATACATGATGTTTATTCAAAAGTTGTTGATGTAATGGAAAAAGAATCAATCCCTTTTGAATTCATTATTATGGATGATGGTTCAAAGGATGATTCTTATAAAATTGGATTAGATTTAGAAAAAAAAGACCCTAGAGTCAGAGCCTACAAGCTGAGCAGAAATTATACAAGCCACTATTCCAGATTAGCGGCATTCTCAATTTCAAAAGGAGCTTGCGCAACAAGTATTCCCGATGATTTACAATTACCATTAGACATAGTTGTAAAAATGTACCGCCTTTGGGAGTCCGGAGAAAAGGTAGTTATTCCGTTTAGAGCATACAGAAAAGATGGAGTAATCAAAGACTTTTTCTCAAACAGTTATTACAACATTATGAATGCTATTTCTGATGTTTCCTTCCCTAAAGGAGGTGCTGATGGCTTTTTGGTTGACAGGGAAATCATTGACATACTGAATAACAAGATAAGACCTATCAACACTTCAACAATAATTGAAGTTCTAAGATTGGGATTTGACCCTGTCTTTATTCCATACAGAAGACCAACTGTAAACGAAAAGTCACGATGGACTGCCTCAAAAAAAATCAAACTCGCGATGGACACCATTTTGGCCTCCTCTTCTTTTCCTATAAAAATGATTACTCTTTTGGGCGTTTCCTCTATATTTATTTCTTTTCTTTTTATCGTCTTATCAGTAGTCATAAAATTCACTACCGATTCGAGATTACTTGGATTTTCAATTCCGGGCTGGACAACCAACTTTATTCTGATTTCCTTCTTCTCCGGAATGATACTCTTTTCCCTCGGCATTATTGCTGAATATATATGGAGAATTCATGAAGAGGTGAAAGACAGACCGGGATTTATAATCAGAAAAAAAGAATAA